From the genome of Cryptosporangium minutisporangium:
CGGAGTCGACCTCATGATCCCGAGCCGCCGCCTACTGCTGGTGCACGCGCACCCGGACGACGAGACGATCACGACCGGCGCCACGATGGCCAGGTACGCGGCCGAAGGTGCGCACGTCACGCTCGTCACCTGCACGCTCGGCGAGGAGGGCGAGGTGCTCGTGCCGTCGCTGGCCGGGCTCGCGTCGGATCAGGCGGACCAGCTGGGTGGCTACCGGATCGGCGAGTTGGCCAAGGCGTTGGACGCGCTCGGCGTCACCGACCAGCGGTTCCTCGGCGGCACCGGGCGATACCGCGACAGCGGGATGATCGGCACGCCGCAGAACGATCACCCGCGGGCGTTCTGGCGGGCCGACGTCTCGGTGGCGGCGGCTGAGCTGGCGGCGGTGATCCGCGAGGTGCGGCCACAGGTCGTCGTCACGTACGACCCGGACGGACTGTACGGACACCCGGACCACATCCAGGCCCACCGCGTGACGATGCGCGCGATCGAGCTGGCCTCGCAGCCGGGAGAAGACGGCGACGCCTGGCGGGTGCGCAAGGTGTACTGGCCGAGCGAGCCCCGGTCGCTGCTGGCCCGCGGCATCGAGCGGTTCGCCACCTCCGCGGAGAACCCGTTCGCCGGCGAGCGCGACGTCGACGCGCTCCCGTTCGTCACCCCGGACGAGAAGCTGGGCGCTCGCATCGACGCCTCCGCGTACGCGGAGGCGAAGCGGGCCGCGATGCGCGCGCACGCGACCCAGGTCGACCCCGGGACCTGGCTGCACGTGCTCGCCGAGAACCTGGGTGTGGAGCCGGTCGGTGTCGAGTACTACATCCGGGCGGTCGGTGAGGCCGGTCCGGGCACCGATCCGCACGGGTGGGAGGACGATCTGTTCGCGGGGCTGTGAGTACTCTCCCGGTGTGACGACACCCGCCCCTCCCGGCGTCACGGCACCCGCCGCCGGCCCTGGGCCTGACGCCGTCGCCGAGTGGGCCCTACGCATCGCGGCGGTGCTGGTCGGAACCGTGATCACGGTGACCACCGAGGTGATCGCCGCGTTTCTCACGCCGTTCCGCCTCGGTGGAACGTTGATACCGATCAGCTGGGTCATCGTGGTGGCCGGCGTCGTCCTCGGCGTGACGATCACCCGTTACGGATCGGGGATCGCCGGCGCGACGGCGGTACCCGCGCTCGCCTGGTTCCTGGTGCTGTGGCCGCTCTCGTCGTCGACGGCGGAGGGCGACCTGGTCGTGCCGGGCACCTGGGTCGGATACGGCGTTCTGCTGCTGGGGCTGCTGGCGATCGTCGGCACGGTGGCCGTGAGCATGGCGATGTCGCGACCACGACGCTCACTTGGATAGGCGTTCATTTAGGTAATGGCTGCACGCGGTGGTGTGGTGATGTCCTACCGTTCCCGCGGTAGAGGTACGTGGGAGGTCGGAAGTGCGGAACAGGTGGGCCCGGATCGGGGTCGTCGTCGCGGTGCTGGTCGTGGTGAACTTCGCCGCGCGGTTGGTGCTGCGGCTGGCCAACGGCGCCAGCGAGGACGTGGAGTTCACGACCGCGTTGACGTCGCTCGTCGGCATGGGGCTCGTGGTGGCGGTCGCCGGGTTCCTGACCGCGCGTCGGTACCTGCTCTCGGTCACCGCAGGTGACCTGTTCTTCGACATCCTGATCGCGTCGCTGGTGGTGACGGTGGTCGGGCCGTTCGTCTCCGGCGGCACGCCGTTCGGATCCGGTGCCGGGCAGTGGATCATCCAGTTGCTGGTGTGCGTCGGGGCGCTGGTCGTCGGCGGCGCGATCGGTGTGCTGCTCGCGATCGCGTTCGGGCTCGACCCCAAGAGCCGCGCGTGGGGCGCTTACGCGTCGCAGGTCAAGCTGCCCGCGAAGGCAACCCGCCCCGGCAAGGCGACGACCAAGCCCGCCAAAAAGGCCCAGCCGGCCAAGAAGCGCACGTCCGCGAAGCGTTCGTAGGGACCTGGAGTCCGCCGACGTCGTTGCGTCATAAGGAGGCGCGCTCGCGCGTCAGCGTCGTTCTCGGCGGGCCGCCCACTAAGGCCGGTAGTAGCGGTAGGTGTGGTGGTGGGTGAACCCGAGCTTCTCGTACATCGCGAGCGCTCCGGCATTGTCCGAGTCGACCTGCAGGTAGACGCCCTCGGCGCCGTGCTCGGCGGCGTACTCCACGGCGCCGGCCAGCAGGTGGGTGGCCAGTCCGCGCCGACGGTGCGCCGGGTCGACCTCGACCGCGGTGATCCCGACCCACCCCTCGTCCAGCGCGAGACGGCAGATCGCCACCGGCGCCCCGTCCAACCGCAGCGCCACGAATCCCGGCGCGGTGCCCGAGCGCAGCACCTCCTGGGCCACAGCGGGGAGTGCGCCACCACCCCGGTAGTGGTACGCCGCCAACCATCCCGGGTCGGGGGAGGAGGCGACGGTCACCGGCGGGAGACCCGGCACCGACAGGTTCGCCGCCCGCAGCGCCCGCACCCTCGCCACTAGCACCAGCGCACCCCACCGGTCGGTCCAGCCGCGCTCGGCCAGCGCCCGCCGCAGGTCGTCCCGGGCCGGCAACGGCAGCTGGATCGTCGGCGGCAGGTCCCGGGCGGCGTACCACTCCCGCACGGACGCCAGCGCGTCGTCGAGCGGCGATCCCGGGTCGCCGAGCGGCAGTACCGAGTTCGCCCGTCCGGTCCACCCACCGGCCGCCCGCAGCTGCCATTCGCCCAGCTCGGCGGTGTCCAGCCCGCGCCAGCCCAGCGACGCGATCCGCTCCAGCTCGAGGTCGTCGATGCGGGCAACCCGGGGGGAACGCCGCGGCGGGATGCGTTTGGCGGCCACGACGTCTGCCACCGCCACGGCCACCGTGTCACCTGCTGCGGTTCTCACCACTACCCGCTGGCGTTCTGCGTCCAGCTCGATAAGCTCCCCGAGAACGTCGCCGTACTGCGGTCGATCGGCGCTGGGAGTGGTGAGGACTCTGCGTACGACGACACGGTGGCCGACGTCCGTCGGGCGGAGCGACATCTGACCCACCTCTGCATTCCCGAACAGCAGCCAGCGATACTAGATACCGCTAAGGCGGTACCTCGTCTGAGTTGGTTCTGTCGTAATGATCCAAAGGCGAAGCCGCCACCGCGCCTGGAAGGACTACCTACGTGACGTACGTCATCGCCGAGCCCTGCGTCGATGTCAAGGACAAGGCGTGCATCGAGGAGTGCCCCGTCGACTGCATCTACGAGGGGGAACGGATGCTCTACATCCACCCCGACGAGTGCGTTGACTGCGGCGCCTGCGAACCGGTCTGCCCGGTCGAGGCGATCTTCTACGAGGACGACGTGAAGGAAGAGTGGCGCGAGTACTACAACGCCAACGTCGTTTTCTTCGACGAGATCGGGTCGCCGGGCGGTGCGTCCAAGCTCGGGCTGATCAAGCACGACGCTCCGCTGGTCGCGGCGCTCCCGCCGATGGGTGAGGGGCACTGAGCACGGACGCGGCCGCAGCGACGCGGGCACTGTCCGCGTCGCTGCCCGATTTTCCGTGGGACACGCTGGCGCCCTATGGGCGACGGGCGCGTGAACACCCGGACGGCTTGGTCGACCTGTCCGTCGGGACACCGGTCGACCCGACCCCCGCGGTGGTGCGGGCTGCTCTGGTGGGGGCAGCCGACGCACCGGGGTACCCCCTGACCGCTGGTAACTCGGCGCTCCGCGGCGCGGTGCAGGGCTGGGCCGCGGACCGGCTGGGGTGCTCCGCCGAGGTCGGGGTGCTGCCCACGATCGGCTCGAAGGAGCTGGTGGCCTGGCTCCCGACGCTGCTCGGGCTCGGGCCGTCGGACACCGTGCTCTTCCCCGAGCTGGCGTACCCCACGTACGACGTCGGCATCCGGCTGGCGGGCGCGGTCGGCGTGCGGTCGGACGCCACGGTGGCCGCCGGGCCCGGCCGGGTCGCCGCCATCTGGGTGAACTCCCCGTCGAACCCGACCGGACGCGTGCTCGGCGTGGCGCACCTGCGCAAGGTGGTGGCCTGGGCTC
Proteins encoded in this window:
- the mshB gene encoding N-acetyl-1-D-myo-inositol-2-amino-2-deoxy-alpha-D-glucopyranoside deacetylase; this translates as MIPSRRLLLVHAHPDDETITTGATMARYAAEGAHVTLVTCTLGEEGEVLVPSLAGLASDQADQLGGYRIGELAKALDALGVTDQRFLGGTGRYRDSGMIGTPQNDHPRAFWRADVSVAAAELAAVIREVRPQVVVTYDPDGLYGHPDHIQAHRVTMRAIELASQPGEDGDAWRVRKVYWPSEPRSLLARGIERFATSAENPFAGERDVDALPFVTPDEKLGARIDASAYAEAKRAAMRAHATQVDPGTWLHVLAENLGVEPVGVEYYIRAVGEAGPGTDPHGWEDDLFAGL
- a CDS encoding acid shock protein — its product is MRNRWARIGVVVAVLVVVNFAARLVLRLANGASEDVEFTTALTSLVGMGLVVAVAGFLTARRYLLSVTAGDLFFDILIASLVVTVVGPFVSGGTPFGSGAGQWIIQLLVCVGALVVGGAIGVLLAIAFGLDPKSRAWGAYASQVKLPAKATRPGKATTKPAKKAQPAKKRTSAKRS
- a CDS encoding GNAT family N-acetyltransferase, which encodes MSLRPTDVGHRVVVRRVLTTPSADRPQYGDVLGELIELDAERQRVVVRTAAGDTVAVAVADVVAAKRIPPRRSPRVARIDDLELERIASLGWRGLDTAELGEWQLRAAGGWTGRANSVLPLGDPGSPLDDALASVREWYAARDLPPTIQLPLPARDDLRRALAERGWTDRWGALVLVARVRALRAANLSVPGLPPVTVASSPDPGWLAAYHYRGGGALPAVAQEVLRSGTAPGFVALRLDGAPVAICRLALDEGWVGITAVEVDPAHRRRGLATHLLAGAVEYAAEHGAEGVYLQVDSDNAGALAMYEKLGFTHHHTYRYYRP
- the fdxA gene encoding ferredoxin encodes the protein MTYVIAEPCVDVKDKACIEECPVDCIYEGERMLYIHPDECVDCGACEPVCPVEAIFYEDDVKEEWREYYNANVVFFDEIGSPGGASKLGLIKHDAPLVAALPPMGEGH